The Solanum lycopersicum chromosome 9, SLM_r2.1 genome window below encodes:
- the LOC101254521 gene encoding probable WRKY transcription factor 49, whose amino-acid sequence MLMEKYSWSYEDELIKELLDDESPFFFAPQHDSTTSSSDNYCSLDVTKSSISSFSSWPNNIHDDIESGLSMTSNGLIQSHDARNLGLGRGLDMMMNKHEAKYTLRIQTCGNAMADDGYKWRKYGQKSIKNSPYPRSYYKCTNPRCGAKKQVERSSDEPNTFIITYEGLHLHFAYPFITLDPPQSLNQPNKKPKVTDSKAHNYESENTSGVDESPALVNPCSIVDLEQGLGFGEMGSQGLGLDRMGSQGLLEDMVPLMVRNPSINKPTNSYSSSCSYSSPPTSPSFSWSNN is encoded by the exons ATGTTAATGGAGAAATATTCATGGTCTTATGAAGATGAGTTGATAAAAGAACTTCTTGATGATGAATCACCATTCTTTTTTGCACCTCAACATGACTCAACAACTTCTTCAAGTGATAATTATTGTTCACTTGATGTAACAAAGagttctatttcttcattttcttcatgGCCTAACAATATTCATGATGATATAGAGAGTGGTTTGTCCATGACAAGTAATGGACTAATTCAATCTCATGATGCTAG GAATTTAGGGTTGGGAAGAGGGTTAGACATgatgatgaataagcatgaggCTAAATATACATTGAGAATACAAACTTGTGGTAATGCAATGGCTGATGATGGTTATAAGTGGAGAAAATATGGCCAAAAATCCATTAAGAATAGCCCATATCCAAG GAGCTACTACAAATGCACTAACCCACGATGTGGAGCCAAAAAACAAGTTGAGAGGTCCAGTGATGAGCCCAACACTTTCATAATTACTTATGAAGGCCTTCATCTACATTTTGCTTACCCATTTATCACTCTTGATCCACCTCAATCTCTTAATCAGCCCAACAAAAAGCCCAAAGTAACAGATTCAAAAGCCCATAACTATGAATCTGAAAACACAAGTGGAGTTGATGAAAGCCCAGCACTGGTCAATCCATGCTCAATTGTTGACCTTGAACAAGGATTGGGCTTTGGTGAAATGGGCTCACAAGGATTGGGCCTTGATAGAATGGGCTCACAAGGGTTACTTGAAGATATGGTGCCATTAATGGTTAGAAACCCATCTATTAATAAGCCCACAAACTCATATTCTTCATCTTGCTCTTATTCATCTccaccaacttctccttcatTTTCTTGGTCAAAtaattag
- the LOC101257401 gene encoding beta carbonic anhydrase 5, chloroplastic isoform X5, giving the protein MTLTKEVVDEKEMSAVTEHESNEFTTLKHRFLNFKKDKYLKNLEHYQSLADEQSPKFLVISCADSRVCPSNILGFQPGEAFIVRNIANLVPPYETDPSEVKAALEFSVNTLKVENILIIGHSRCGGIRALMSMDDETNSSFIRSWVINGKAAKTRTKAVASNLSFDHQCKHCEKESINCSLMNLLTYPWIKEKVNKGELLIHGGYYDFVDCSFEKWTLENNSLVDDQVSIKNREFWN; this is encoded by the exons ATGACCCTGACCAAGGAAGTGGTGGATGAAAAAGAGATGAGTGCTGTCACTGAACATGAATCGAATGAATTCACTACGTTGAAACatagatttttgaatttcaagaagGACAAATATTT GAAAAATTTGGAGCATTATCAGAGTCTTGCAGACGAACAATCACCAAAA TTTTTGGTAATCTCTTGTGCAGACTCTCGGGTGTGTCCCTCAAACATACTGGGATTTCAACCAGGAGAAGCCTTTATAGTCCGCAATATCGCAAATTTGGTGCCTCCTTATGAG ACTGATCCTTCAGAAGTAAAGGCAGCTCTTGAGTTTTCCGTTAATACTCTCAAA GTCGAAAACATATTAATCATTGGTCATAGTCGCTGTGGAGGCATTCGTGCTTTAATGAGCATGGATGATGAAACAAATTCAAG CTTCATTCGGAGTTGGGTAATTAATGGAAAAGCTGCCAAGACAAGAACAAAAGCTGTTGCTTCCAACCTCAGCTTTGACCATCAATGCAAGCACTGCGAGAAG GAATCGATCAACTGCTCATTGATGAATTTGCTTACATACCCATGGATTAAGGAGAAGGTGAATAAAGGGGAGCTCTTAATTCACGGTGGCTACTATGACTTTGTTGACTGTAGTTTCGAGAAGTGGACTCTCGAGAACAACTCTCTAGTGGATGATCAAGTCTCCATCAAGAACCGGGAATTCTGGAACTGA
- the LOC101257401 gene encoding beta carbonic anhydrase 5, chloroplastic isoform X4, translating into MILRTQVRFLEVDKPHLRFLNLPSCNSTPKLKAWKGPMTLTKEVVDEKEMSAVTEHESNEFTTLKHRFLNFKKDKYLKNLEHYQSLADEQSPKFLVISCADSRVCPSNILGFQPGEAFIVRNIANLVPPYETDPSEVKAALEFSVNTLKVENILIIGHSRCGGIRALMSMDDETNSSFIRSWVINGKAAKTRTKAVASNLSFDHQCKHCEKESINCSLMNLLTYPWIKEKVNKGELLIHGGYYDFVDCSFEKWTLENNSLVDDQVSIKNREFWN; encoded by the exons ATG ATCTTGAGGACCCAAGTGAGATTCTTGGAAGTTGATAAACCCCAtttgagatttttgaatttGCCTAG TTGTAATTCAACTCCAAAATTGAAAGCCTGGAAGGGACCAATGACCCTGACCAAGGAAGTGGTGGATGAAAAAGAGATGAGTGCTGTCACTGAACATGAATCGAATGAATTCACTACGTTGAAACatagatttttgaatttcaagaagGACAAATATTT GAAAAATTTGGAGCATTATCAGAGTCTTGCAGACGAACAATCACCAAAA TTTTTGGTAATCTCTTGTGCAGACTCTCGGGTGTGTCCCTCAAACATACTGGGATTTCAACCAGGAGAAGCCTTTATAGTCCGCAATATCGCAAATTTGGTGCCTCCTTATGAG ACTGATCCTTCAGAAGTAAAGGCAGCTCTTGAGTTTTCCGTTAATACTCTCAAA GTCGAAAACATATTAATCATTGGTCATAGTCGCTGTGGAGGCATTCGTGCTTTAATGAGCATGGATGATGAAACAAATTCAAG CTTCATTCGGAGTTGGGTAATTAATGGAAAAGCTGCCAAGACAAGAACAAAAGCTGTTGCTTCCAACCTCAGCTTTGACCATCAATGCAAGCACTGCGAGAAG GAATCGATCAACTGCTCATTGATGAATTTGCTTACATACCCATGGATTAAGGAGAAGGTGAATAAAGGGGAGCTCTTAATTCACGGTGGCTACTATGACTTTGTTGACTGTAGTTTCGAGAAGTGGACTCTCGAGAACAACTCTCTAGTGGATGATCAAGTCTCCATCAAGAACCGGGAATTCTGGAACTGA
- the LOC101257401 gene encoding beta carbonic anhydrase 5, chloroplastic isoform X3 has translation MILRTQVRFLEVDKPHLRFLNLPRYKLLNRSCNSTPKLKAWKGPMTLTKEVVDEKEMSAVTEHESNEFTTLKHRFLNFKKDKYLKNLEHYQSLADEQSPKFLVISCADSRVCPSNILGFQPGEAFIVRNIANLVPPYETDPSEVKAALEFSVNTLKVENILIIGHSRCGGIRALMSMDDETNSSFIRSWVINGKAAKTRTKAVASNLSFDHQCKHCEKESINCSLMNLLTYPWIKEKVNKGELLIHGGYYDFVDCSFEKWTLENNSLVDDQVSIKNREFWN, from the exons ATG ATCTTGAGGACCCAAGTGAGATTCTTGGAAGTTGATAAACCCCAtttgagatttttgaatttGCCTAG ATATAAACTTTTAAACCGCAGTTGTAATTCAACTCCAAAATTGAAAGCCTGGAAGGGACCAATGACCCTGACCAAGGAAGTGGTGGATGAAAAAGAGATGAGTGCTGTCACTGAACATGAATCGAATGAATTCACTACGTTGAAACatagatttttgaatttcaagaagGACAAATATTT GAAAAATTTGGAGCATTATCAGAGTCTTGCAGACGAACAATCACCAAAA TTTTTGGTAATCTCTTGTGCAGACTCTCGGGTGTGTCCCTCAAACATACTGGGATTTCAACCAGGAGAAGCCTTTATAGTCCGCAATATCGCAAATTTGGTGCCTCCTTATGAG ACTGATCCTTCAGAAGTAAAGGCAGCTCTTGAGTTTTCCGTTAATACTCTCAAA GTCGAAAACATATTAATCATTGGTCATAGTCGCTGTGGAGGCATTCGTGCTTTAATGAGCATGGATGATGAAACAAATTCAAG CTTCATTCGGAGTTGGGTAATTAATGGAAAAGCTGCCAAGACAAGAACAAAAGCTGTTGCTTCCAACCTCAGCTTTGACCATCAATGCAAGCACTGCGAGAAG GAATCGATCAACTGCTCATTGATGAATTTGCTTACATACCCATGGATTAAGGAGAAGGTGAATAAAGGGGAGCTCTTAATTCACGGTGGCTACTATGACTTTGTTGACTGTAGTTTCGAGAAGTGGACTCTCGAGAACAACTCTCTAGTGGATGATCAAGTCTCCATCAAGAACCGGGAATTCTGGAACTGA
- the LOC101257401 gene encoding beta carbonic anhydrase 5, chloroplastic isoform X2, whose protein sequence is MATRPLIQLSSVDLHKSSATTRILRTQVRFLEVDKPHLRFLNLPSCNSTPKLKAWKGPMTLTKEVVDEKEMSAVTEHESNEFTTLKHRFLNFKKDKYLKNLEHYQSLADEQSPKFLVISCADSRVCPSNILGFQPGEAFIVRNIANLVPPYETDPSEVKAALEFSVNTLKVENILIIGHSRCGGIRALMSMDDETNSSFIRSWVINGKAAKTRTKAVASNLSFDHQCKHCEKESINCSLMNLLTYPWIKEKVNKGELLIHGGYYDFVDCSFEKWTLENNSLVDDQVSIKNREFWN, encoded by the exons ATGGCTACTAGGCctctaattcaattatcttcTGTAGATCTTCATAAGAGTTCAGCTACAACAAGG ATCTTGAGGACCCAAGTGAGATTCTTGGAAGTTGATAAACCCCAtttgagatttttgaatttGCCTAG TTGTAATTCAACTCCAAAATTGAAAGCCTGGAAGGGACCAATGACCCTGACCAAGGAAGTGGTGGATGAAAAAGAGATGAGTGCTGTCACTGAACATGAATCGAATGAATTCACTACGTTGAAACatagatttttgaatttcaagaagGACAAATATTT GAAAAATTTGGAGCATTATCAGAGTCTTGCAGACGAACAATCACCAAAA TTTTTGGTAATCTCTTGTGCAGACTCTCGGGTGTGTCCCTCAAACATACTGGGATTTCAACCAGGAGAAGCCTTTATAGTCCGCAATATCGCAAATTTGGTGCCTCCTTATGAG ACTGATCCTTCAGAAGTAAAGGCAGCTCTTGAGTTTTCCGTTAATACTCTCAAA GTCGAAAACATATTAATCATTGGTCATAGTCGCTGTGGAGGCATTCGTGCTTTAATGAGCATGGATGATGAAACAAATTCAAG CTTCATTCGGAGTTGGGTAATTAATGGAAAAGCTGCCAAGACAAGAACAAAAGCTGTTGCTTCCAACCTCAGCTTTGACCATCAATGCAAGCACTGCGAGAAG GAATCGATCAACTGCTCATTGATGAATTTGCTTACATACCCATGGATTAAGGAGAAGGTGAATAAAGGGGAGCTCTTAATTCACGGTGGCTACTATGACTTTGTTGACTGTAGTTTCGAGAAGTGGACTCTCGAGAACAACTCTCTAGTGGATGATCAAGTCTCCATCAAGAACCGGGAATTCTGGAACTGA
- the LOC101257401 gene encoding beta carbonic anhydrase 5, chloroplastic isoform X1 — protein MATRPLIQLSSVDLHKSSATTRILRTQVRFLEVDKPHLRFLNLPRYKLLNRSCNSTPKLKAWKGPMTLTKEVVDEKEMSAVTEHESNEFTTLKHRFLNFKKDKYLKNLEHYQSLADEQSPKFLVISCADSRVCPSNILGFQPGEAFIVRNIANLVPPYETDPSEVKAALEFSVNTLKVENILIIGHSRCGGIRALMSMDDETNSSFIRSWVINGKAAKTRTKAVASNLSFDHQCKHCEKESINCSLMNLLTYPWIKEKVNKGELLIHGGYYDFVDCSFEKWTLENNSLVDDQVSIKNREFWN, from the exons ATGGCTACTAGGCctctaattcaattatcttcTGTAGATCTTCATAAGAGTTCAGCTACAACAAGG ATCTTGAGGACCCAAGTGAGATTCTTGGAAGTTGATAAACCCCAtttgagatttttgaatttGCCTAG ATATAAACTTTTAAACCGCAGTTGTAATTCAACTCCAAAATTGAAAGCCTGGAAGGGACCAATGACCCTGACCAAGGAAGTGGTGGATGAAAAAGAGATGAGTGCTGTCACTGAACATGAATCGAATGAATTCACTACGTTGAAACatagatttttgaatttcaagaagGACAAATATTT GAAAAATTTGGAGCATTATCAGAGTCTTGCAGACGAACAATCACCAAAA TTTTTGGTAATCTCTTGTGCAGACTCTCGGGTGTGTCCCTCAAACATACTGGGATTTCAACCAGGAGAAGCCTTTATAGTCCGCAATATCGCAAATTTGGTGCCTCCTTATGAG ACTGATCCTTCAGAAGTAAAGGCAGCTCTTGAGTTTTCCGTTAATACTCTCAAA GTCGAAAACATATTAATCATTGGTCATAGTCGCTGTGGAGGCATTCGTGCTTTAATGAGCATGGATGATGAAACAAATTCAAG CTTCATTCGGAGTTGGGTAATTAATGGAAAAGCTGCCAAGACAAGAACAAAAGCTGTTGCTTCCAACCTCAGCTTTGACCATCAATGCAAGCACTGCGAGAAG GAATCGATCAACTGCTCATTGATGAATTTGCTTACATACCCATGGATTAAGGAGAAGGTGAATAAAGGGGAGCTCTTAATTCACGGTGGCTACTATGACTTTGTTGACTGTAGTTTCGAGAAGTGGACTCTCGAGAACAACTCTCTAGTGGATGATCAAGTCTCCATCAAGAACCGGGAATTCTGGAACTGA